One segment of Fructilactobacillus hinvesii DNA contains the following:
- the trxA gene encoding thioredoxin, producing the protein MVHEITDANFAAETATGTVVVDFWAPWCGPCKMQGPVVEELANEETGIKFCKMNVDDNQQTAGQFGIMSIPTLLILQDGKVVDQVVGYHPKAQLQKTLANYTA; encoded by the coding sequence ATGGTACACGAAATTACAGATGCTAATTTTGCTGCTGAAACAGCAACTGGAACAGTGGTAGTTGATTTTTGGGCCCCATGGTGTGGTCCATGTAAGATGCAAGGTCCAGTAGTTGAAGAACTGGCCAATGAAGAAACGGGCATCAAGTTCTGCAAAATGAACGTGGACGATAACCAACAAACGGCGGGACAATTTGGAATCATGAGTATTCCAACTTTGTTAATCCTGCAAGATGGTAAAGTAGTTGACCAAGTTGTGGGATATCACCCCAAGGCTCAATTACAAAAGACGTTGGCTAATTACACGGCCTAA